In Mus musculus strain C57BL/6J chromosome 15, GRCm38.p6 C57BL/6J, the genomic stretch CATAGACACTTTCCTGTGCTGTTTGTCTCTGCTTGCCTGTTCATTCTCCCTGTCTTACTCAGTTATGTCCTTTGGCATCACTATGCACTAAATACATGGCTGTTTGCAGTTACAGCCTTTTGTGTGGAACTCTGCTTGAAGGTAATCGTCTCCCTCACTGTCTACACGCTGTTCATGATTGATGGCTACTATAACGTCCTCTGGGAAAAGCTTGATGACTATGTCTACTTTGTTCGCTCCACGGGCAATATTATCGAATTTATATTTGGAGTAGTAATGTTTGGGAATGGGGCCTATACCATGATGTTTGAGTCAGGAAGTAAAATTCGGGCTTGTATGATGTGCCTACATGCATATTTTAACATCTACTTACAAGTAAAAAATGGCTGGAAGACATTCATGAATCGTAGAACTGCTGTTAAGAAAATTAATTCACTTCCTGAGATAAAAGGGAGCCACTTGCAAGAAATAGATGATGTCTGTGCAATCTGCTATCATGAGTTCACAACATCTGCTCGTATAACACCGTGTAACCATTATTTCCATGCACTCTGCCTTCGGAAATGGCTGTACATTCAAGATACTTGTCCAATGTGCCATCAGAAAGTGTACATCGAAGATGAGATCAAGGATAACTCAAATGCATCTAACAACAACGGATTTATTGCACCCAATGAAAATCCAAACCCAGAGGAGGCTTTAAGAGAGGATGCTGCTGGATCTGACCGAGAACTGAACGAGGATGACAGTACAGACTGTGATGATGATGCTCAAAGAGAAAGAAACGGGGGGATTCAGCACACAggcgcagcagcagcagccgcagaATTTAATGATGACACTGATTAAAGTAGCATTTACTAATCATTGAGGTATTTGTTTAAAATTCAGTTCATCCAAAATGGAGTAATATGCTTCACGTCAGTGTGTAACCAAGCACAAAAACAGTATGGATGTTGAAACTGTGAATGCTTTCCGTTTACTGTGATGTGCTACTGTAAATATACCTCTTTAATTacttctggtctctttggtgACCTGTTTAAATTTGTGTACATTATTGTACATAGAATAAAAGTTTTCACGTTTTTATGACAAAATTTGAACAAATAGCTTCTTAATAGAGATAATGATCATATGGTGCGTCAATTGTGCCAAAGATTCCTCCATGAAATTGGAATATATCTAATGCTGGACTCTAGCTTTTCCTTAAAATGAGTGGGAAAATGAAAATGCAGAATAAAGGAACTTTAGTATAAGAGACGAGAAGAAAAATAATCTTGAGTAGAAAGGCTATAAAATGTCTTCTAAAACTAAGGCAAGATAACCTGCTAGAAGCAACTAAAAAACTTGAAACCTGAGCTGCAGCTTAGAGCTAGGTTCAAAAGTCAAAAAACAGGGACAGAATTGAGAAATAGGCTTGTTATCAACTAAACTTTGATATAATCCAGGATGTGCTGTCTAAGTCTTAGTAGAAGCATCACTGTGTTTGCAGTGAGAGCATAAAACTGTCCTTTCAGACTTCTGATGAGATTACACAATAAAAAGGTGGACATTGTTAACTAAAGCAGCCTAAACAGTGCTGACCTGACTCTTCGAGGTGTAATGTACAGTGCTACTGgaaaaaattcctcaataaagttcACAGTTTTACAATGAAATTCCACAtcataaaaaggaaacacaaatcaggaaaaaaacacTTTAATGGTGTTGTTATAGAGCGTGTTGGCCAATTCCAGTGGGTCTTCTTCTCTGACTGCTGACATTATCTCCAATATttgactaaaacaaaaaacaagggatCAACTTACTCAGAATATATTGTTAGAGGTATGTAATCACCTTTTTCTATGTAAACATGAGAAGATCTTACACTAGCACCTCTTCTAAGGAAGTTTATGAGTTACTAAAGTTGTCAGTAATGTCTGTAGGAAAGCATCACCAATTACTGTCAACTAGAAGACTCTGGAGCTAACTGGAATATAAAGTTACAGGGTCACGTAAGGGCACCACTAATGGAATTATCCTATAGGGGAGGCGTCCTTTAAAACTCTAGGTCCTAGCACTTTTGTTCCCGGATCATGAGCatcttaaaagtaaaatgaagTCTGCACAGTAAAACAGGCTAAGTAGGCACCTTCCTACTTtggatttagtttttttttttatatttgttttactaTTACTAGTAtaactattttatatttataaataaaatatatatgcgtatgtatatatatatttatatgtaatatgaATAAAATGGTATTGAAGAGAATAGGGCCAAAAATTTGAAAGGCACTGCTTATTCATATAGTCTCTAACAGGCAGCAAggaatgtttgtgtgcatgctaaATCCTTGAcaagtggactggagagatggctcagcagttaagagcactgactggtattccagaggtcctgagttcaaatcccagcaaccacatggtggttcacaaccatctgtaatgagatctcttGCACTCTGCTGGGTGTCttaaaacagctacagtgtactcacatgcattaaataaaacaaacaaatatgacaGGTTAGGTGTGGCTGTGGGAGGGGCTCTAGGCTTGTACTTAGAGCAGAGAGAAGAGCTCAGAGACTCATTTCTTTGCTCAAAATGAGCAGTGGGTTCCTAGTAATACTATCTGTTTTTATATATGCATTAGGTTATATACAGGTTGTAGTTCGAATTAAACCTTTAAATATTCCTGGTCACGAGCTTTTTCTCCCATTCTGAGGACCCTAAGTGTGAACACTCAAAAGAACTAGGAATGAGGATTTACAGTTAGCTGGACCTTTACAGGTTGTGGTCAGCGTGACACAGACATTCACATGCAGTCTGTGCAGTGAACTCAGACTGCATCTGTAAGTAGTGCTGCTGCTGGCGGACGGTGGCCAAGGGCACGGCTGCTCTGCTGAGACTTGGGCAGCAGAGCCATTTACTGCTCATGTTTGTTAACGTCACCGGTGCTTGGTAAAGCACTGTTTAGTAAGCCAGTAAGCCAGCAACCTGAACAGTACCTTTTTATTCAGTGCATTTTTCTGTACTTTGAGGAATAAAGCTGCAGTTATTTTTAAGAATAGCATTCTGGGGTATTGTGacacttgtttattttttcaattttgtgtgtgtgtgtgtgtacttgtccatgtgtaaatacatatgtacatgagtgCAGGGACCAGAAGATTCAgattcccctagagctggagttataggtgcttgtgagctgcctgataccTGGTGCTGGGAACATATCTTTGGTTCTCTCCAGTGCCTTattctctaagccatctctccagctcctactgTGACATCCTTATACTAGGCACAGGTATTAAAGTGTTGTCTACCCTTTCTTTGCCTTTCAGTATTGAAATGATAGACAGTTAActcttgaaaaaaaatggacataaaCATGGTGATtcacttgggagatagaagcaggGGATTAGGGATTCAAGGTCACCTACTGCTGTACAGCAGCTTGTAAGCTGCTCTGGCTACAGGAGATCCTAGCTCAAACAAAATTGCTATTCTCTTGCTTTTAGTCTCTGGGTCATGATGAAATCTATACGAGTAAGGCTGGCAAACAAAAGCCCCAAGGATCTGCTCTCACTTTGCTGTCCCAGATTTCTCTTCCACTCACCTCATCCTACTTTCTGCTACACTAGGTAAATTGTTTCCTTGCTACTGCTGATGCTCTTCTATAGGCTGCCTTTGCTCAAGGTGTTTGTCTGTATCTGACCTGACTCCCAGTCACACTTAGTGAACAGTAAAATTCTACAATGGCAAAGCCTGCTTGCTCCTAGTGCCCTCTGGGCAGACAGTTGCTAACTCCAAGGTCCCAGTCAGAGTGACACCTCTGAAGCTGCTTACTGTCTTAGACTGTATCTGCTTGTCTGCTCCAGGGAGCAGAGGCTCCTTATCCAAAACTCCTGCCACAGTTCATCCCACGGGGGTGTGAGCATAAGAACACCCGCTTCTCTTAGCTAGCCTCTGTAACATGTACCTTTCCTGACACAGCAGGAGCCCCAAGATGTATTTCAGGAAATTTATAGTCTAAAGAAAAGGAAGACCGGCAAGTAAACAGTTAAGATGGAAAACTTAGTGGAGTAGACGTTGGCAAAAATTTTAAGTAGCAGAGCAGAGCTGAAATGCGGGCATCCTTTTAGCTGGCATGTGCTGATTTTCCCAAGTTCTGCAGTTTAGCTAACTGCAGTTTTAAGTCTGTATTAGAAACTACTTGAAATTTTGTCTTGCATATTTACAGGTAAGCcaaaagctatgagttttcaaaGCATTTAAGGCAGTACAGAAAACATCCTTTGGCACTACATCCTCCAAGCAGTGTGTCTGCCAAGTGGCTGTGGCCAAAACAGCTGCTTGTCTTTCCTGTCTCAGCATCTCTAGGATCCCCTTAAACTGTCAAAGGCTTAGGAGAAATAATGTCTTCTGGATGAATCTGCAAATTCCTCCattcaaaaagaatgaaaaatattttagcaaGCAGTACAAAGAGTCCTTGCCTCTGGCTTTAAAGCATCAGTTCAAAACTCTGCCAAAACCAGCAtgttaaaatacaagaaaacccAAATGTGTATATAAAAGGAAACTCAGATGACTTCTCTGCCTGCTGACTCTTAGATCTGCCTTATACTCTACTTAttacaaagtactttttttaAGGGCACATTTCAAGACATTACACTCTGACAGAAACAATCTGCGCTATTAAACTATAACTATTAGAGGCAAGCCCAGAGTGGCAAACCAGACTAAACCAGTAGATTCTAGACTTATTCTGGATAGGTGCCCATTAAATGATCTGACCAACTTTTCTTGCTTGCCCAGAGTCTTCACAGCTGTCTACATATATCCTTTCCTGGATTCCTGCGTCTGGGGCAGGGGTGCTGAGGAAAGGACATGCTATCACTTGTCATCTCACTGTGAGGTTTAGAGAACTGTGTTACCTCCTTGGTTGCTGCTGTTGTCCATACTTAATATGCAGATAACCACCAGGTCGTGGTTAAAGGCCAGCTAACTGGTTATAAACAGTAGCAGGAAAGGTGCAGTAGAGCACTTCTGTGGCAAGCTTTGAGTCTTTTTCTTGTCCTACAAAATGACAAAGAACCAGACCCATAGCTTTCTCACTGAGACAGTAAAATCATTTGGATTAAGAGGATGGGAACCtaggagatggcacagcagttaggGTGCACACATTTCCAAATCACTATTCAAATGGTCTTTGACCTTGGGTCAAGTGCCAGTGGACGGCTTATCACTAACCACAGTGCTAGCTCCTGTGAGCTGACCTGAACCTGAGCAGATGACAGAGAGCTTCCACCCTGCCCACCATTCACTGAGTGGCAGTCAGCAGTTATCTCTGACAGCCCTCAAGTCCACTCACGCAAAACAACTTACATGATGTGGCAGGGCTCGTTTCTATCTTTTAAGCAGTGCCcgttttcccatttctttttggTAGGAAATGAAGTGTTTATGTATTTTGATCCAGCATGTGTACTTTTAACTCCACACCAAGGTGCATctagagttaggggaaagagagaaaaagtgtTAAGGAATTGACTTTTCTAAATCTTTGTAATGAACATCACACCGGTATATAACATAAAATTACAAAAGTTAAGGCAACAGAAAACAGTTCTAAGGGAAGCATAAAGTCCCAACCTACACTTTAAAGGCTCATTTTTACCTACTCTATTTCCTTTCTGAATTGGCTCGCGTATGACATGCTTTGGGGGGAAAACAGACCTAACTGTACAAGAAGTATCACTGACATGCTTCAGCATTTAAGACTGCTCTGTATTGCTTGTACTACATGTGAAAGCGCGGTCATGAACACTAGCCTGTTTCCCAGTGTTGGGAATACCAGGCAGATGctctgccattgagctgtttCCCTGTCATTTCTCTGCGAATAGCTTGCACAGTACAGAGGCATTGTAAGGCCACTATAGTTGCTGTTGTGACTGCCTAAGGAAATAAAGTGAATTTTATTTCCTACAGTGGCTCAGTGTAGAGCCTTAAAGCTGCAGTCCTTTGAGTTACAGAGGATAGGTGGAAGTACTatcttttaaacttattttaagaaaaatgatcATCTAAAGTCCATCTAAGAGATCCACTAAAGCACCTGATTTTAGTGGCTGCTGTTTTTCTCAGAGGGCTATAGAATTAAACCACAGTAGAGAATCTCAAAGCCCTTCTTAAACTGCTTAGGGGACTCATTTCATTAAATAGTCAGAAATATAGACTCTAGTTAGCACAGATTCTGTCATCTTTTATAAGGTTTAAGGTTTGgccaaactgaaaataaaaataatctgtaATTACTTTTCCATCAATAATAACCTCTAAAAATCTGATTCAGTATGGAACTtgaatttctggaattttctactTACCTGTCTCAATCATTAGTTTTTCACTAGGTATTGACTTCAGAACTTCCAAGTTAGCTTCAGTTTTCAGAGAGCttgaaaatagtattttaaaatgatatttagtGAATATATCCTTACCCTTTACAGAACCCATATTATGGTCAACTTCAAATCAACCTCTACTTTTGGCCCTTatgtaacatttaaaaacatgatttttaCTTATGTCACACATTAAGTATGCACATTGCATGCAcattgtatgtgaatgtgtgaataGGCACTCCAGAGACTAGAAGAtctaggtcctctgaaagggcagcaggtgcacttaaccactgagccaccttgccagctccCAGCTCGTCCTTTAACGTAAAGGGCTGATGTAACAATGGAATTAGAATGTGGCATATTGAATATTCGTGCTTTTAGGGGATATCATTTTTTCATACTTACCAGTTGACATTTTAATAAACTTTATTAGCATAAGTAAAGTTTAAAGTTACAAAAAGATATTTATATAACAGAATGATCAGGGTGCTGTTAACTTTcacttttctaatttattttcagCCACTGTAACAGACTACTCCTGCTTCTCCGGC encodes the following:
- the Tatdn1 gene encoding putative deoxyribonuclease TATDN1 isoform X6; translated protein: MFFSTVGCHPTRCDEFEKGSPDQYLAGLLSLAENNKGKVVAIGECGLDFDRLQFCPKDTQLNSLKTEANLEVLKSIPSEKLMIETDAPWCGVKSTHAGSKYINTSFPTKKKWENGHCLKDRNEPCHIIQILEIMSAVREEDPLELANTLYNNTIKVFFS
- the Tatdn1 gene encoding putative deoxyribonuclease TATDN1 isoform 6 (isoform 6 is encoded by transcript variant 10); its protein translation is MITGGSLQDSKDALQLAQTNDMFFSTVGCHPTRCDEFEKGSPDQYLAGLLSLAENNKGKVVAIGECGLDFDRLQFCPKDTQLNSLKTEANLEVLKSIPSEKLMIETDAPWCGVKSTHAGSKYINTSFPTKKKWENGHCLKDRNEPCHIIQILEIMSAVREEDPLELANTLYNNTIKVFFS